A genomic region of Metopolophium dirhodum isolate CAU chromosome 1, ASM1992520v1, whole genome shotgun sequence contains the following coding sequences:
- the LOC132952648 gene encoding E3 SUMO-protein ligase ZBED1-like, with protein sequence METPSGVQLVAFSDDVCVIGIARTGEAAATLLNPVLAKVSAWIEQNRLKLAPTKTEIVVLTRKNKYDNPELLVEGHINKMTNRTSNVWKFFTKDNDKTATCSLCQKKIKTSGNTSNLNGHLKSKHKNALAIIANKDNLDNPEPEASTSSLDNPEPEASTSKIPDVPSTSEKTKDNHVSNEMFMGAFKRQKTIAESFGVMTSFKEGGVKSDKLIQAIMYMICKDNQPISIVEDEGFKYLMKTVSPNFKIPSRRYISRKIYDKYDIMKEIVMTKFKNIQHFTLTTDIWTDIQTRSYIGVTIHFVEEYTLNSALLGVYELDARHTSEYIATKLVEVCKEWNISKQNIIAVVTDGAANMSKAIELSYGKKRHILCFAHTLNLVAQHAISSVPELTHLISNVKNIVRWFKQSVVASDELRKATKGEGKLLQEVPTRWNSTFYMLERFISLSNIVNDIVHRHITAPPMISAKEIKDISEIIDILRPLEAATKQLCGQKFVTTSMVIPMIYMMTKNINQFEPTQQIGAQLKAGILHNCEQRFCAAENVALLGMSTILDPRFKKIYFKDPLALSNMLKYISDEIKQNNYVSESSSDDDILDPDVAKPFDLWQDHEQIVQQSSGRRGLRQINEIGFPSELNLYLKSSVARLSDNPLQIWKEMTSVYPILSKIAIKYLSTVATSVPSERLFSKAGLTLNKQRNRLTSKHLNKLLFLQSIDKTLWSL encoded by the exons ATGGAAACCCCGTCGGGTGTCCAACTCGTGGCATTTTCCGATGATGTGTGCGTCATAGGCATTGCCCGCACAGGAGAAGCAGCCGCTACCCTGCTCAATCCTGTGTTAGCTAAGGTATCGGCTTGGATAGAACAAAACAGACTGAAGCTAGCCCCCACCAAAACTGAGATTGTAGTTCTGACaaggaaaaacaaatatgacAACCCGGAGCTTCTGGTTGAAGGACAC ataaataaaatgacTAATAGAACTAGCAATGTGTGGAAGTTTTTCACTAAAGACAATGATAAAACTGCAACGTGTTCACTATGTCAAAAAAAGATCAAAACATCAG GTAACACATCTAATTTGAACGGCCATTTAAAAAGCAAACACAAAAATGCTTTGGCTATTATTGCTAATAAGGATAATCTGGATAATCCTGAACCTGAGGCATCGACTTCTAGTCTGGATAATCCTGAACCTGAGGCATCGACTTCTAAGATCCCTGATGTACCTAGTACAAGTGAAAAAACTAAGGACAATCATGTATCAAATGAAATGTTTATGGGCGCATTTAAGCGGCAAAAAACAATTGCTGAATCGTTTGGTGTTATGACAAGTTTCAAAGAAGGTGGAGTAAAATCGGATAAACTTATTCAAGCAATAATGTATATGATTTGTAAGGACAACCAGCCTATAAGTATTGTTGAGGATGAAGGATTCAAGTACTTAATGAAAACAGTATcgccaaattttaaaatacctagtcGAAGATACATTTCCCGCAAAATTTATgacaaatatgatattatgaaggAGATTGTTatgacaaaattcaaaaatattcaacattttactCTTACAACAGACATTTGGACTGATATTCAAACCAGGAGTTACATTGGTGTTACTATTCATTTTGTTGAAGAATATACACTAAATTCTGCTTTGTTAGGAGTTTATGAATTAGATGCAAGGCATACAAGTGAATACATAGCAACCAAATTGGTTGAAGTGTGTAAAGAATGGAACAtttctaaacaaaatataattgctGTGGTAACTGATGGAGCAGCTAATATGTCGAAAGCGATTGAATTATCATATGGAAAAAAACgccatatattatgttttgcacACACATTAAATCTTGTTGCACAGCATGCCATTTCAAGTGTCCCTGAACTCAcacatttaatttcaaatgtaaaaaacaTTGTGAGATGGTTTAAACAGAGTGTTGTAGCAAGTGATGAATTAAGGAAAGCGACCAAAGGTGAGGGAAAATTACTCCAAGAAGTACCTACAAGGTGGAATAGTACTTTTTACATGCTTGAACGTTTCATTAGTTTAAGCAACATAGTTAATGATATTGTGCATAGACACATTACAGCTCCACCTATGATTTCAGCCAAAGAAATTAAAGATATTTCTGAAATAATCGACATTTTAAGACCACTAGAAGCAGCTACCAAACAACTTTGTGGCCAAAAATTTGTGACAACCAGTATGGTTATTCCCATGATCTACATGATGACAAAAAACATTAATCAATTTGAACCCACACAGCAGATAGGTGCTCAGCTTAAAGCAGGAATTTTGCACAACTGTGAACAGAGATTTTGTGCAGCGGAGAATGTTGCTCTTTTAGGCATGTCAACAATTTTAGACCCtcgtttcaaaaaaatttatttcaaagaTCCATTAGCTTTATCTAACatgctaaaatatatttctgaCGAGATAAAGCAAAACAATTATGTTAGTGAGAGCTCTTCTGATGATGACATCTTAG acccTGATGTGGCAAAACCATTCGATTTGTGGCAAGATCACGAACAAATTGTACAACAATCTTCTGGTCGCAGAGGACTGCGTCAGATAAATGAAATAGGATTCCCAAGCGagcttaatttatatttaaaatccagTGTTGCACGATTATCTGACAATCCACTCCAAATTTGGAAAGAAATGACAAGCGTCTATCCAATCTTATCGAAAATTGCAATCAAATACTTATCAACAGTAGCTACTTCTGTGCCTAGTGAGAGATTGTTTTCAAAAGCTGGGCTGACACTAAATAAACAAAGAAACCGGCTTACTTCAAAACacctgaataaattattatttttgcaatcAATTGATAAGACATTGTGGtcattatga
- the LOC132952606 gene encoding putative nuclease HARBI1: MEFLDIVVRWPGSYHDSFIFSGSHANKYFSESIDHVLLLGDGGYACKPYLFTPLKTPVTPSERKYNKCQIRTRNIIERTFGIWKRKFPCLRRCLANAPGTTVNIILSCALLHNISRKYNQYTTDSDEEEEDLEEEDGEVAGEIDHSILGPAARQAYIIRHFS; this comes from the exons ATGGAATTTTTAGATATAGTTGTAAGATGGCCAGGAAGCTACCATGATAGCTTTATATTTAGTGGAAGCCATGCAAACAAATACTTTTCTGAAAGTATTGACCATGTGTTATTGCTTGGAGATGGag GTTATGCATGTAAACCTTATTTGTTTACACCTTTAAAAACCCCTGTAACACCATCAGAGcgaaagtataataaatgtcaGATTAGAACAAGAAATATAATAGAACGGACATTTGGAATATGGAAAAGAAAATTTCCTTGTTTAAGAAGATGTCTTGCTAATGCACCTGGTacaactgtaaatattattctttcttGTGCATTACTTCACAACATCTCtcgaaaatataatcaatataccACAGACAGTGATGAAGAAGAGGAAGACTTAGAAGAGGAAGATGGTGAAGTTGCTGGAGAAATTGACCACAGTATACTAGGACCTGCAGCAAGACAAGCTTATATCATAAGGcatttcagttaa
- the LOC132952618 gene encoding uncharacterized protein LOC132952618: protein MYDTFVYDILTGANTPEASLERQEQLISLCARGHFQLRKWASNSSVILQSIPECDRSMSTDVLFDDVLEAGFKILGMRWNPNRTISLIPSSVLAQRLPNARFYRISLASSTHLVSLHRPPSYAKHLMQLLWTSGIGWDLQGIQNLSVLRRITMNGEVKYELHAFSDSSEKGYVAAVYLRCDYREGIQYHLITSRTKVTPLKRVTIPRLKLCGAVLAAQLLQYVHEVLKSVLPIEAMHAWTDSTTTLAWIKSSSHR, encoded by the coding sequence ATGTATGATACGTTTGTTTACGACATCCTTACAGGGGCCAACACCCCGGAAGCCTCGCTTGAGCGTCAAGAACAATTGATCTCACTATGCGCTCGAGGACACTTCCAGCTCAGGAAATGGGCTAGTAACTCGTCCGTTATCCTACAATCTATTCCGGAATGTGACCGATCCATGTCAACTGACGTTCTGTTCGATGACGTGTTGGAAGCCGGGTTTAAAATCCTCGGCATGCGGTGGAACCCGAACAGGACCATTTCTCTTATTCCGTCCAGCGTCCTAGCACAAAGACTACCAAACGCTCGATTCTATCGGATCTCGCTCGCATCTTCGACCCACTTGGTCTCCTTGCACCGACCACCTTCTTATGCAAAACACTTAATGCAGTTGCTATGGACGTCTGGGATCGGATGGGACCTGCAAGGTATCCAGAATTTGAGTGTTCTACGCCGAATCACCATGAACGGAGAAGTCAAATACGAACTCCATGCATTTTCTGATAGTTCTGAGAAAGGATACGTGGCAGCTGTATATCTGCGTTGTGATTACAGAGAAGGAATTCAATACCATCTTATTACCTCGAGAACAAAAGTTACACCTCTAAAACGAGTAACCATTCCTCGTCTCAAGTTGTGTGGAGCTGTGTTGGCCGCTCAACTGCTACAATATGTGCATGAAGTCCTCAAGTCTGTCCTCCCCATCGAAGCGATGCATGCCTGGACGGATTCGACTACCACTCTCGCGTGGATAAAATCGTCATCACATAGGTAA
- the LOC132952628 gene encoding uncharacterized protein LOC132952628 produces the protein MGNLPKFRLQQIKPFVVTGVDYAGPITLKTSTTRRAIPCQAYLCLFVCMTTKALHLELASDLSTEVFLMAMCRFIFRRGPVEQIHSDCGTNFVGAANLFQTVDNFTRSTEYQTKCRDYLTKRNIS, from the coding sequence ATGGGGAACCTACCAAAGTTTCGACTACAGCAAATCAAACCATTTGTCGTCACAGGAGTTGACTATGCCGGACCAATAACTTTGAAAACGTCAACAACTCGCCGAGCTATCCCGTGCCAAGCGTACCTATGTCTCTTTGTCTGCATGACAACAAAAGCACTACATTTGGAACTCGCTTCTGATTTATCCACAGAAGTGTTTTTGATGGCTATGTGTCGATTCATTTTCCGTCGTGGCCCTGTTGAACAAATACATAGTGATTGTGGCACTAACTTTGTGGGTGCAGCAAATTTGTTCCAGACCGTTGACAATTTCACTCGATCCACAGAGTACCAGACAAAATGCAGAGACTACCTCACTAAACGTAACATCAGCTGA